The following DNA comes from Fusarium verticillioides 7600 chromosome 9, whole genome shotgun sequence.
GACGCACTTCATCAAGTCGCTCGAGAAGAAACTCGCCGGTGAAGAGGGTCACGGCACACCGGAGGAGCGCATCGCTGAGGGCCAGCAGATGCTGGAGCGCATGAAGCTGTATGCGACAGACGCTTCCGGCAAAGCACCCGGCGCAGAGGtgttcttctggaaggcATCGCAGGTCGCCAAGGCggaggagggtgaggaggaaaggGGCAGTTTCCGCCAGCTTATTGAGGGACCCGGACCTAAACCCGGCCAGCGCGTTGTGTACGTCGATGGAGGTTATGATCTTTTTTCCAGCGGACACATCGAATTCCTGCGCCAAGTCCTcctcgaggaagagaagctcgCTCGTGAGCAGGGTTGGTATTCCGAGCAAAATGTGAACGAGCGTCTTGGCAAGGGTGAGGATTATCCCCCCGCGTACGTCGTAGTAGGCGTGCACGAGGACGAGGTCATCAATCAATGGAAGGGAATCAACTACCCCATCATGAACACCTTTGAGCGCGGTCTCTGCGTTCTCCAATGCAAGGTAAACTCCCCCAAATACTACCCCAGCCCTGAAAACCACTAACCTCTTTGAACCACAGTACATCAACGCCGTCATCTTCGGCGCACCCTTCTCTCCCACAAAGACGTACCTCGACACCCTACCGCGCGGCACCCCAGACGCCGTGTACCACGGCCCAACCTCCTTCATGCCCCTGACATACGACCCGTACACGGCACCCAAGGCGATGGGGATCTACCGCGAGATCGGCGCGCACACGTTTGCGCACGTCAACGCTGGCGAGATCGTGCAGCGCATCATGAAGTCGAGGGACATGTACGAGGCGCGCCAGCGGGCAAAGGGCGAGAAGGCGAGTGTTGAGGCGGCAGCGCGGGAGAGGGAGattctggaggaggagcagcgcAGGAAGGAGGCTGAAAGGGCGTAGGGCGTGGTTTGATGGTGTGAAAGAGATACAAGGTCCGGTAATGTGCGGTAGAACAAAGGTCCTTTCAACAGGGAATCCTAAGAGACGGACGGGATAAAAAAGTATAGTATAGAGTAATCATGATACCTAACCTTTAAAATGACGAGTTTCTGCAAGTCTACTGTGATGATACCCTTATTATCGTATCTTTTCACACTAACATCTCGATACAATGACACGAATTCCACGCCACGAAACACGGACCGATCATCGATAAGAGAGACATAATGTGACCTCAGCAAAACTCATCATTATCCCTTCCAATTGGGGGGATGACCTCACAGCACCGAGGGGCGGTAACAATGGCAATTGACGGCTAGCCACGGTGCCATACACAATTCCGCCCTGCCAAGAAAACCTCCATCAAGGTCTTGTCTGTCAGAATTGACAAGCAGGGATTTTACAGCACATGACTATCTACTGCATAAACCTCtgatatgatgaaggatACGTGACGCTGGTTCaattggatggatggttgcTGTTTGTTATCTTTGTTGATAGGTAATTTGTTTAAGCCGCGCGCCCTGGCAGTGGAGTACTTGAGTATTTTGACAGTTCCGCActgagaagagaagagccGATGGGGCCGGGTATTTTTTTGGTGGAAATATGCAGTTCGTGTAAGCGATCTCGATAAGCACCGAGATTCTAGAGAAGTCAGTCATGTGCTCTTTATTCCCTGAATTCCGGCTTTACCATTTGATCAAGAATACCAATTCAAAGCGAATCATCCAGTTCTTCATCGTAGGCGTTAAACACACTCGAACTATAATGCTTCGTTATCTTccagaagccatcatcagTGGAACCCTCTTCCAAACTGACGGCtccccctccaccaccttTCAAAAAGGCTGTGTGGAGCATACCTCACCACCTACCAAACCCAGTCTAGCTCTGTCCTCTATCGATATCGCAGTGGgcagaaaaaaaagaaacagcaaaaaaaaaaacaccaTCGCCGGAGCCGAGCCACCGCGCGGGCAGAGGCGGTCTATCCGGGCCCGCGAGCGGCGGGAAGTTATTTCTGCCCCAGCTCGTGACTCTCCCGAACGACACAAAGGTGGAGACCGGATAGCGGAGGGAGGAAACAGTCATACACGGGGtagttaggtaggtagtctgGCGTTTCCGTGCTTGCGTATATAAAGTTTTATCTCtgctctctctctttctttgttctctctgtATACTTTGTGACTCCGACCTCGCTCTCTTCCTTGACCTTCGCTCAGAAAACAACATTCACTCCAACTTCAATCTTCAACTTACACTcgcaatcatggctcccTCCGCCGTAGAGACCCAGGACGTCAACCTCACAGCCGCAGCAATCCACAAGAAAGATCTCGCCCAGCCCACCGTCAACGGCACCCCCCAGGTCCAGGCTCCCCTCGACGCTTCAAAGCTCACCTACACATACACACAATCCCCCCGCTCCGTCCCCGATGAAGCAACCGCCCACTCCGGCGACGAGACCATCGCCACTGACCACATGGTCCTCGCCTCATGGAAGGTCTCTACCGGCTGGTCCGCCCCCGAGCTCAAGCCCTACGGACCCCTGAGCCTCATGCCCACTGCCTCCGTCCTGCACTACGCTACAGAGTGCTTCGAGggtctcaaggtcttccgCGGTTATGATGGCAAGCTCCGTGTTTTCCGCCCTGATCGCAACGCTGCGCGTCTTCGCATGTCGGCGAGCCGCATCTCGCTTCCTGTCTTTGAGCCCGAGGAGGtagagaagctcatcatcgctCTTCTATCCGTCGACGGCACAAAGTGGCTTCCCGCCGATCGCGCCGGCAGCTTCCTTTACATCCGCCCAACCATCATCGGCACTGCTCCTCAGCTCGGTGTCTCTGCCCCCAAGGAAGCCCTCCTCTACATCATCGTGACATACATGCCCCGCATGGACGCTCCCCCCGGCGGAATGCGGCTTCACACGTCCCCGGACGACATGGTGCGCGCCTGGGTCGGTGGCTTCGGGTACGCCAAGGTCGGCGCCAACTACGGCCCTTCTCTGCTCGCCACGGCTGATGCGCGAACCCGTGGTTTCCACCAGATTCTCTGGCTGTACGGTGCTCAGGGCGAGTGCACCGAGGCTGGAGCCAGTAACTTCTTTGTTGTCTGGAAGCGAAAGGacggcaagaaggagatcatCACTGCTCCTCTTGATGATAAGCTTATCCTTGATGGTGTCACCCGCCGAAGCTGTCTTGAGCTGGCTCGCCAGCGTCTGGGAGATGAGTACGAGATTACTGAGCGAAAGTACACCATCGCTGAGGTCATTGAGGCCGATGCTGAGGGTCGTCTGATTGAGTCTTTCGCTGCTGGTACAGCTGTAAGTTTACCAATTGATTCCATGTCGAGAACCCTGCTAACAAAAGGAGTACTTCATCTGCCCCGTCTCCCAGATCCACCACCGTGGACaggacatcaacatccccaTGGGTGCTGAGGGTGAGGCCGGCGAGGTCACtagcaagatcaagggctGGCTGGGCGACATCATGTACGGTCGCACAGAGCACCCCTGGGGCGTTGTCATccccgagaagaagcagtaaACTGCCGATTTAAAAAAACATTTCGGAGAGGTGCATCAAAAGTTGTTTCATGGTACGGCGTTGGCGGTGTTTGCTGATACACAAAAGAGACCAGGTTGGTCATGGGCGCATGCATTGACAAAGATGGAAATGACAGGTGCAGATAGTTAATGAGATACGAAATAGACGACCAGTTGAAAGTCAGCTCTGCTACTGTACATGTACATGACGAATCGGACATGAGACTGCTGACGCCAAAAATAACCACACATTGCTTCTAGTACATCACTCGATCAATCGTCGAAGAGAtcctgcatcatcttcaaagtCTCGTTCtggatctcagccttgaactcctgGATATATGCGTCAGTATTATTTCGTCGATTATAGCACGCCAACATACTTTGTCAACCTCGTCCAACAATCGACACTTTTCCTCCGCGATGGCCTCCGCctgtttcttcaagtcctcgGCAAATTTTAAAAGCTCCTCGTCGACACCATTCGGGTCACCTTGGTCGGTGAGCTCTTTCTTCAGTTCCTTCCAAGCCTGTTCCTCGGTCGCACAGCACTCATCCTATTCGACACTGAGACGAAGAACCTCTTCTCTCGCGGCAGCGATTTCTTcctggagcttcttcagatgAACCGCGATATTTGCTCGAGGGTGGTCTTCACGGTCATTGTGATGACAAAGCGTGGCCGATAGCGGGTAGGCAATGTTGGCGTACAGCTGTTTGGATTGCGACAAGGTCTCGCCGGCTTTCTCTGCGAAGCTGGCTGTCTTGGCCTGCACATCCGTGTGCGCTTCTACGAGGTGCTCGATCGCAGAGCTGTGGAGGGACATGCCCATGCGAGCATACGATTCTGTGTATGTGTATCGTCAGAAATGAAGCCCAGCGCCTTGCATCGTGAACTAACCTCGAAGCTGTGAAGCCTGATCATTACTCTCTGGTGCAGGAACAACCTTGCTACCGCGCTTTGAAGTCTCCAAGGATTTCCCAAGAGAGGCGTGAACCTGCTGGTAGATGTTCTGGTAGGGAATTGGCCTGATGGAGGAACTTGTCGCTGGAGTATCGTCGTCACGCAGGCGATCTCGCAGGGTCGAAGGccaagcatcttcctctAGACTCGAGGTGGAATTCAGGAGATAATGAGATGCGGATGCCATAATTGCATCAAGGATTCGAAGATAAGTGCGCTTTCACGAAGGAGAAAATATCTGCAGTGGAGATGCGACAGTCTGTGTGCGGTTGCAATGTGGTCGAGCAGGTGTTGACGTAGATAAGGGAGGAACCTGTCGCTTGCCTGCACTGCACCTTCAACATTCACCAACCACATCCGCATTGTGCAGAACCTGCAAATCCCAATATCAGTCTTTCAGTTTTTTATTCATAATCATATTGATCATTGATATGCTTGCTTGTGCCCCAAAAATGCCCCTTCCTTTGTGGTATCAATTCCATCGCCAAATTACCCTACGGCTCTGTCATGCATTTTGTGCCCTCCTCCAACGCCATATCGCGATCAACAAACTTCCTCCTGACTCGCTGGAAATAACTCAATTccattgcttttcttttcgtGCTCGTATCTTTCCCTAAGAATTGatattctcatcaatcgCGGCGACAATATCCTCCCACGAAATCATAGCTCCAtttccaacatcaccacaAGCCAGATTCTTCGATATCGGCCTCAACACCTCAAACCAACCATTCTCCCCTCCCCactcctcctccaaaacTCGCAGCTGTCTCGCAGTGATGGGATGATTCCACATACACGTGTTCATCGCAGGCGCGAcaagaatcttcttcttaaCCCCATCCACAGTGCCCGTAACGTCCCAAGCTCGAACCACAGACGTCAAGAGATTATCGCACAAGCCGTTGACAATCTTCGCCATAGTGTTCGCGCTTAACGGTGAAATAACCAGAACATCCGCCCAGCGTCGAAGCTCAATGTGTAAAATCGGCGCATTGCGCTTCCACGGCTGTGCCCACTCATGCGCATCTGTGTAAACAGCATCGACATTCGGAAGGcgagagacttgatcaacagTGGGCTGTTCAAGGCTTTGACCAGAGAGGAATTCCGACGCTGACCgagtgaggatgagacgGATGGATATGTTGGGTTGTATTTTGAGACCATTTATAATCTGAACGAGCTTGATTGTCGCGACGGAACCAGAGGCTGCGAGGAGGATATGGCGCTTGCCATCGCCTCGGGCCTGTTCGAGAGCTTCGGTTGAGTTGCGCATGTGGTGGTGGTCGTGATGGGCGTCGTGCCCGTGTTGAATTTTGTGAAGCATTCCTCAAGTAGCAAGAAAATAAcaaaccttgatataaggtgtcaaaataaacttagcaaaaACTATCCTAAACTTAGTAAAAGTATTCTAAGCTTAGCAAAGATATCATAAACTTACACTAAGTTGACCTAAtaaatctttttgtcaaTCAAGGGTCAAGGCCCTGAATCTTCT
Coding sequences within:
- a CDS encoding phosphopantothenoylcysteine decarboxylase, whose translation is MLHKIQHGHDAHHDHHHMRNSTEALEQARGDGKRHILLAASGSVATIKLVQIINGLKIQPNISIRLILTRSASEFLSGQSLEQPTVDQVSRLPNVDAVYTDAHEWAQPWKRNAPILHIELRRWADVLVISPLSANTMAKIVNGLCDNLLTSVVRAWDVTGTVDGVKKKILVAPAMNTCMWNHPITARQLRVLEEEWGGENGWFEVLRPISKNLACGDVGNGAMISWEDIVAAIDENINS
- a CDS encoding ethanolamine-phosphate cytidylyltransferase, producing MTSTDPTNPSIDDELHLEGEPAPELYEGRIWVDGCFDFFHHGHAGAIVQARQLGNELYAGVHSDEAILANKGPTVMNLAERLAATDACRWVTRSVAHAPYVTSLPYISHYGCKYVVHGDDITSDSDGNDCYRFVKEAGRFKVVKRSPGISTTDLVGRMLLCTKTHFIKSLEKKLAGEEGHGTPEERIAEGQQMLERMKLYATDASGKAPGAEVFFWKASQVAKAEEGEEERGSFRQLIEGPGPKPGQRVVYVDGGYDLFSSGHIEFLRQVLLEEEKLAREQGWYSEQNVNERLGKGEDYPPAYVVVGVHEDEVINQWKGINYPIMNTFERGLCVLQCKYINAVIFGAPFSPTKTYLDTLPRGTPDAVYHGPTSFMPLTYDPYTAPKAMGIYREIGAHTFAHVNAGEIVQRIMKSRDMYEARQRAKGEKASVEAAAREREILEEEQRRKEAERA
- a CDS encoding branched-chain amino acid aminotransferase: MAPSAVETQDVNLTAAAIHKKDLAQPTVNGTPQVQAPLDASKLTYTYTQSPRSVPDEATAHSGDETIATDHMVLASWKVSTGWSAPELKPYGPLSLMPTASVLHYATECFEGLKVFRGYDGKLRVFRPDRNAARLRMSASRISLPVFEPEEVEKLIIALLSVDGTKWLPADRAGSFLYIRPTIIGTAPQLGVSAPKEALLYIIVTYMPRMDAPPGGMRLHTSPDDMVRAWVGGFGYAKVGANYGPSLLATADARTRGFHQILWLYGAQGECTEAGASNFFVVWKRKDGKKEIITAPLDDKLILDGVTRRSCLELARQRLGDEYEITERKYTIAEVIEADAEGRLIESFAAGTAYFICPVSQIHHRGQDINIPMGAEGEAGEVTSKIKGWLGDIMYGRTEHPWGVVIPEKKQ